TGGCGGTAATGAACGGTGCACCGGCGCTGTCCGTGATCGAGATATCGTGGAGCGTGATGCCCTTCAGCAGATTTCCGCTGACCGCCCCCACTTTCACGATGCCGTGCGCCGCGCCATTGAGAGCCGAGAGCGCACGGATGCGTATCTGCCCGCGTCCCCAGTCAGAGTTCGATATCAGGAAGACGGCGGCTACTGCCAGTGCGCTGATCACAAGCACGACTGCCGCCACTGCCTGGATCACACGACGCATTCGTATCGGCATCAGAAAGCCTGTCCAATGCTGAGGTGAAGCGTGAGACGGTTCGTGAGCTTTCGGAGGAAGCTCAGTCGCTCCGCCGGATCGGGAAAGGTTCGACAGCCGGTAGTGGATTCCGCACCACAGCCAGTCACCGGCGCCAGAGCGACCAGCACACTTTGGCCAAGACTATCGGTGGTTTGCGTGATGACCGGGAGCGCTCGACGGAGCGTTGGCCGAAGCCCAAGGTCGACGCGAATCGGTCCGACCGGCGACTCGTAGCGTACGCCGAATCCTGGCGTGAGTGCCCCGGTGCCTCGAGTGATCGAGTTCAGCGTACCCTCACCAAGAATGGCGCCATCGAGGAATACGGCCCCGACCACCGATCGCCACACCGGAACGCGCAGCTCAACGCTGCCTTCCAGCAGGGTCGTGCCACCCAACGGCCGCACCTGAAAGTCGCTGTCGCGAAGCGAGGCAGCGTTCACGCTACACGATGTAATCGGGGTAGATGGCGCGCACTGGAAGGTGGTATCACCGTCGGTCACCGTACGACCGCGCAACACGTCGGGAGCGATCGTCAGCACGCGCGGGCCAAGCTGATTCTCACCAAAGCCGCGAACGCTTTGCGCTCCACCGGCGTAGAAGCGCTTCCGCGGATGTAAGATCTCTGCGAATTCGGCACCGCTCGCAGCGCCCGGCAAGCCTACCGCAGCGGCGGTGCCGGAGATCGGCTGAACCCAGCCGGCCCTGAGGTGAAGGGCTGCGACGATTCGACGGAACGGCAACGGTCGGTATACCGCGATATCCGCCGTCGCCCGATTGTACCGGAAGTCGGATGCCGTGAGCGCCGACGCATGCTCGGCTTCGGCACGAAAGCGCACGCCACGTGTCGGGGACAGTGGTGCATCGCTGCGATCCGTCGACACCGTCACGGCGGCGGGCGACAGGCGCTGCTGGCCGCGGAGCGCTTGAATGGTCGAGCCGTCGCAGACGCCGTAGTTCACACAGAAGTACACATCACCGGCCTCGACACTGCTGATCTCGAAGCGGTACGTAGCGCTCGCCGGCATGCGAATGCCGAGCTCGCGCGTAAAGGTGGCGCTGGCGCCGTAGCCACGATCTACGAATACACCGGGCGAGCTACGTCGATGCGAGAAGATGCCAGCACCGATGGTGTTTCTCGGCGACTGGAACCACCGCTGCCGTGCGTCCACGCTCGCTTGGTATGTCGGCGAGTAGAATCGCCCCAACTCATTGCCTCGCGAGATGTTGGTGAAGTTCACGAACAACGGACTGCGCGTGAGCTGCTGGGCCAACAGGTTGCCCACGGTGAGCGTGGCGTCGAACTTTCTCGTACCACCGAGCCAGTAGTTGTGCGTGAACTGCGCTTCGGCTTGAACGAAGTCGGCGGTGGTGAAGCCAACGCTGGCGCGGGCCTCTCGCTGCGGCGCCTCGATCACGCGCACGACCAGCGATTTCACACTGTCGGGCGCGCCCGCCGTGTGCGGGAGCGTGTCGATGGTCGCTCGACGAAAGAGCGCCGATTCATAGAGGGCGCGTTGGCTTCGCGTGATGCGCGAACGACGGAACACATCGCCGGGCTCGACGCGGAGCGATCGGCGGATGTCGCGCTCGGCAATCTTCTCGGCGCCCTCGATCTTGATCTCCCCGATGCTGACTCGACGCTTGGGATCCACCCGGAAGCGCAGTGAGGCGCTATCGGCGGCCGAATCGACATTGGTCACCGGCGCAATGGTCGCGTCGGCGAATCCAAGCTCCCAGAGCGCATCGCGGACCCTTGCGACGGTGGAATCGATGGCGAGCAGGCTGAGCGGCTCATTCACGCGCGGCCGGATCAGCCGGGCACTGTCGATAGGTACCGGTATCGTGGAGATAATCCCGGTAGACGCCACGCGCGTCGGTGGGCCCTCCCGGACCGACATGGTGATCCGCACCGCGTTGGTCCCGACGCGGACGACGCTCGTGTCGATCGCCGCATCACGGTAGCCACGGCGAAAGTAGAAGACGAGCGCGCGAAGTACGTCGCGTTGGAACTCGTCGCGGTCGAGGTAGCTGCGCTCGTAGATGTACCGCGACTTCGTGATCCAACAGAACGGCTTCAGCAGCAAGCTTCTGCAGCTCGAGGCCTTCGACGCGAGGCTCGCGCGCAGGTCCCCCTCGGGTACACGCGTGATCCCGGTGATACGGAGCTCGCGAATCTCCGGACTCTCTCGCTGCGTACCGCCTTGCTCACGGTTGGAGCTCTGCTGTGCGCCCAATCGGGCGGCCGACGGCACAAGCAGCAAAATCGTGAGGAGAATCGGCAGACTCAGCCGCGCGGCAAAGTCGGACAGGGCTGCACCGATGTGCGAGCGGTGTGATGCGTGCATCACTCACCGCAACGCAAGCTGCGGTCCACTCCGGCGCTTTTTATGAACGCGGCGCTGAGAAACGCGCCGCGTTACACGCCAATAGCCTAGCTGAGCTTATCGCGAACGCGTCGCGGCCAAGGCGAGACACGCCCATCCCGCGATGAAGCACACGCCCCCAAGCGGCGTGATCGCGCCAAGCGCGCGAATGCCGGAGAGCGCCATCGCGTAGAGCGATCCCGAGAAAAGGACGGTCCCGGCGAGAAACAGCCACCCGCTCGCATTCGCCAGCGAGCCCGGGAATCGCGTGACAATCCAGGCAGCCGCGAGCATCGCGATGGCGTGATACATCTGGTAGCGGGCGCCGGTCTCGAACACCTCGAGCATGCGCGGTTCAAGGCGGGCGCGAAGGGCATGGGCGCCGAACGCGCCTGCCGCCACGCCGATCGCGCCCGACAGCGCGCCGATGATCACAAAGAGTCGGTCCATGGCTCAGTTCTTCGGGCCGATCTGATATTCCTTGGGCGGCATGGCTCCAAGGAGATGCTGCACGAAATAATCCCAGCGACGGCGCATCATGTAGTTCGACGCCGCTCCGTAGCCGTGTGCTGCGTTCGGAATCATGACGAGGTCGAAGTCCTTGCCCGCCTTGATCAGGGCGTCGACGACGAGCCATGTGTTGTCAGGCGGCACGTTGTCGTCCATCGTGCCATGCGCCAGCATCAGCTTGCCCTTGAGGTTCTTCGCCAGACTCTGATTCGCTTCCTTGTCGTAGTTGTCCACGGCGCCGTTCTTCGTGAGCAATCCGTGGTAACGCTCGCCCCAATCGTCTTCGTAGTTGCGGTTGTCGTGATTGCCCGACTCGGAAATGCCGACCTTGAAGAAGTCGGGATACTGGAACATTGCCGACGCCGTCGCGAAGCCGCCGCCCGAGTGGCCCCACATGCCCGCGCGTTCCAGGTCGATGAAGCGATAGCGCGCGGCCAACTGCTTCATGCCCGCGATCTGATCGGGAAGCGTGTTGTCGCTCATGCGACCGTAGTACGCATCGTGAAACGACTTCGAGCGCGTCGGGTTTCCGGTGCCGTCGATGGCCACGACGACGAATCCCAATTCGGCCAGCGCCTGATTATCGCGCGTCGCGGCCGAGAATTGACGGCTGCCCACACTGCCGCCCTGCGGACCCGGGTAGATGTAGTTGATGATCGGATACTTCTTCGTCGAGTCGAGCGCGGTGGGCGTCCACATCAGCCCGTACAGGTCCCACTTGCCGGCGCGATCCTTCACGGTGATGCGCGTGGGGGCCTTCCAGCCGGTCGCGATCAGTTTCGAAATGTCACCCTGTTCCAGTGTCGAGATCAGTTTGCCGGTGCTCGCATTGCGTAGCACGGCGGTTGGCGCAAGGTCGGCGCGCGACCAGCTGTCCACGAACACGGCGCCGTTGGGAGACAGCGTGGTGTTGTGGTCGCCGTCCTCTGGCGTGAGGAGCGTCAACCCCTTCCCGTTCATGCCGATGCGATACAGATGCCGGAAGTACGGATCGCGTCCCGGAATCTTGCCGGCGGCGACGAACCAGATCATGCGGGCCTTCGCATCCACGCGCTCGACCGAGAGCACCGGACCGTCGCCAGTCGTGATCTTCGACTTGAGCGCGCCCGTGGTGAGGTCGTATAGATACAGCTGTCCCCAGTCATCGCGCTCGGAGAACCAGATCACTTCGTTGGTGGCCGGCAGCACACGCCAGTTGGCCACGTTGTCACCGCTCTCGAACTGCGTGGCCACTTCCTCGCGCAGCACGTCGCGCACGTCACCCGTGTTGGCGTCGGCGATGCGCAGCGTCGCGATCTTGTGGTCACGCGAGTTCGACAGGAACGCGAGCTTGGAGCCGTCCGCGTACCATTCCACGTCGGAGAGTTCACCGCCACTGCACGAGATGTGATCGCACACCGACGAGCGATGCTGATCGGCCAGCATCTTGAAGCGCACCACCTTGGGCGTCGACGCCGACAGATCGACGATCACGCGGTGAATCATCGACACCGCGCTGTCGCCCGGCAGCGGATACTTCCACGCGCTCAGCTCGGGATGACCGACCTTCGTCTTCACGAGGTACATGTCACCGACGTTGCGCTGATCCTGCTGGAACGTGGCCATCTTCTTGGAATCGGGCGACCAGGTGAGAATTGCGCGATCCGAGTGAATCCAGCCGGCGTTGTCCGTGGCGTACCCGAAGTCCTTCACGCCATCGGTCGTGACCTGCGTTTCCTTGTTCGTGGCCACATCGCGCACCCAGAGGTTCCAGTCGAGGATGAACGCGGCGGTCTTGCCGTCGGGTGAGACGTGCTCGGGCGCGCGACTACCAGGACGGGCGGCCGGGCGGCCGTTGGCACGTGCAGGTTCAGCCGGGCAGTTGGCGCCAGCGGCGGTGCAGTCCGTCTTGGTCCCCTTGATCGCGTCGACCACCACGAGCGGCGAACTCCCGTCCGCGAGCCGCACGCGGTACGTGAACCGGCCATCGGGGAGCCACGTCGGCTGCACGCCGGTGCGCGACACGAGATTCGACGTGTTGAATGCGAGGAAGCGCTCGGCACGCGCGTAGTCGGCGGCGGTGATAGCGCGCGACTGGGCAAGCAGAGGGGCGGCCAGGAGCGGGCCGGCAAGAACGGCACGAAGAAGAGAGCGGCGCATCGGCAGGATGGGTGGAGGGTGCGTACTCCTGAAAGGTGCCCCACAGGCCCATGTCAGGGAAAGCCCGAAGCCGAAACGATCCGCCGGAGATCTGCATTGGTCCGTGTGACCCGCGCAACCCTCCACAATCCGTGTTCCAGCTGTTGCAGTTTCGACGGTTGTCGCTCGATCAGATCGCGGCGGCTCCCGCGATCGCCGCCGCCGTGCGCAGGCCCACCGCGACGAAGGTCAGCGTGCCGTTGCAGCACGACGCCGTCGGCTGCGCTGGCGCTCCGGCTACCCAGAGGTTCTCGTGATCGTGCGCGCGGCCATGCGCATCCACCACGCTCTCCATTGGATCGATCCCCATGCGGCAGCCACCGACCGGGTGTTCCTGGCCGAGGTCGTTGGCGCTGTTCTCCATGCGCAGGATTTCGCCGCCGCCAGCCTTCGCCATGGTGCGGAACAGCTCGCGCAGCTGCTCCTCCTGCCAGTCCTTCAGCGCGGCGCTTTCCGGCGCGTCCTTGAACGACACCTTCGGCATCGGATCACCGAAGCGGTTGGCCGTCGACGCGTCGAGCGACAAGGCACTCTCCTTGTCGGGCAGCACGTCGTAGTAGCCACGCACGCGCGCCGTCGCGCCCTTCGCGCGTCGCTGCCAGTCCTTCATCAGGTCATCACCGAACTGCACCTGGCCATCATCACCGCGTAGACGCGGCTCACGCCCGACGCTCGATTCCCAGATGCGCAAATCATGGCGCAGATAGCGCGACGAGCGGGGCACGCGCATGAACTGCTTCGATACCAGCGAATGCTGCACGTTGATGCCGGGGAACAGTTCCATCGGCAATCGCAGGTACGCGTTCACATTGCGATGGCCCGCCAGATACTTGCCCACCAATCCGCTGCGGTTGGCCAATCCATTCGGGAACGCACTGCTCTTCGACAAGAGCAGCAAATGCGGCGACCACACGAAGCCGGCCGCCAGCACGAACGTGCCACCTTCGATGGTCACGTCCTCGCCCGAGGCGTTCGTGCGATTGCCCGTGGCGCGGGTGATGCGCCCCGTTTTCGGATCGGCCTCGAGCCGGCGCACCAACGTTTCGGTTACGAGCGTGATGCGCTTCCGCGCGATCAACGCGTCCCACGTGAAATCGGGCGAGTACTTGGCGCCGGTAGGGCACACGGGATAACAGGTGTCACACCGCTGACACTGCGCGCGTCCGTCGTGCTGTATCGAGTTTTTCGCGCTCGGCGTGCTCCACGTGGCGATGCCGGCCTTGGTAGCCCACTGCTGCAACTGCGCGAGGTTGTAATTAATCGGTAGCGGTGGCAACGGATACGGCTTGCCGCGCGGGTCGAGGGCAATCGGCCCCTGCTCACCGGCCACACCCATCCGCTCTTCCGCTTCCTGATAGAACGGATCGAGATCGTCGTAGCTGAACGGCCAGTCGCTGCCCACGCCGTACATCGAGCGCAAGCGGAAGTCTTCCGGCGAATAGCGCGGCGACACGCCGCCCCAGTGCATCGCCAAGCCGCCCACGTTCATGCTGGGTGAGAAGCCCCACGTCGTGCCCGTCGCGTTCTGGTCGTCGAGATGATCCTGCTTCCAGGGGCTCTCTCCATACGCGCGCCAACGCTCGCGCGCCTTGACACGATCGGCGAACGGTGTCGTGGGCTTGCCTGCCTCGACGACGAGAATGGATTTGGTGGTCTTTTCGGCGAGCGACGCTGCCATCAGCGCGGCCGTGATGCCACTGCCGACGATCACGATGTCTGCACTATGCGTGATCATGCGCGTGGCTCCGTGGCGAGAGGCAACGGCTTGCGCGTGGCATCGCCCAACGTGCGGCACACCCCGGGCGCGACACGGGCGCCGATAGCGGCGTCCCACGCATCAGGACCCGACGACCAATGCGCCAGTAGTGCAATTGCGACGTGGTTCGCATCGAGTGGAGACGGCAGCCGGTCGCCGCGCTGGTCACGCAAGACGGCGCGAAGCAGCTCCCGCCTGCGTGGGAGCGGAAGGGTGGAGAAGCTGTCGGTACCGTACCTGTGCGCCAGCAAATCCAGTGCGGTGAGCTGCGCGCGCCACGCCGGAGAGGGGTCGGCCGGCAGATAGCGCACGTCGGCGTAGCCATATCCGTGCATCTCCTCTGCCACCGGTTCGTAGCCGTCGGCCCATGCGACGAACGCATTGGTCGCCGTGCGGATTCCGGTCGCGCCGAGTGATGCCGGCAAGACCGCGGTCGCCACGGCATCGAGCAGTACGCGATCGAATCCGCGCACGCGCTCTGCGCTGTTCTCCTGTCCGGTCGCATTGCTTGCGGTCGGGTCTTTTACGGCGCAGGCGGTGCTAGTGCCAACGGCGGCGACACCGGCGGTCAGGGCGCCGGCGGTCTTGAGGAAGCTGCGTCTGGATGTCACTTCCGAGCTCCGGTAAGGCGTGCTCCGTCGTTGCGATACACACGGCCACCCTTCATCACGAACGACACGAGCTGCGACGCTTCGATCTGGGCCACGGGATCGCCGTCGGTCGCGATGAGGTCCGCTGCGTAGCCCACGGCGACGCGGCCGATCTCCTTCTCGAGGCCGAGCGACTCGGCGGCCCGGCTGGTCGCACTGAGAATGGCGTCCATCGCCGGCTGTCCGCCGCGACGCACACGGCACACCAGTTCTTCGGCGTTCCGGCCGTGCGCGCCGGCGACCGCGTCGGTGCCGAAGACCAACTTCAACGTCGGTAACTTGGCCGCGAGGCCGATGCCTTTCTCGGCCAGCGGAATTGCCTGCTCCATCGAGGCGAAGCCGGCGGCGTTGTAGTTGCCGATGCCTTCGAACCACGGCTTGTTGTCGAGATAGTTGTGAAATACGAGTCCGCACTGCGGGTCGAAGAACGTGCCGCGCTGCACGAGCAAGGCACGCGTGGCATCGTCGGCGAACACTCCGTGCTCTACCTGCGTGCAGCCTGCCCGCGCCGCGCGTTGCACGGCTTCCGCCGAATGCGCATGCACCACCGAGCGCAGCCCTTGCGCCTTCGATTCGCCGCAGGCTGCCTCGAGCTGCTCCGGTGTCATCGTCGCCTCGCCGCCGTCCCGAATCGACTTGGACGCGAAGATCTTGATCACGTCAGCGCCGCGTGCCTTGAATCGACGTACCGACGCGCGCAGTGAATCGGGTGATCCGC
This region of Gemmatimonas groenlandica genomic DNA includes:
- a CDS encoding BamA/OMP85 family outer membrane protein, encoding MHASHRSHIGAALSDFAARLSLPILLTILLLVPSAARLGAQQSSNREQGGTQRESPEIRELRITGITRVPEGDLRASLASKASSCRSLLLKPFCWITKSRYIYERSYLDRDEFQRDVLRALVFYFRRGYRDAAIDTSVVRVGTNAVRITMSVREGPPTRVASTGIISTIPVPIDSARLIRPRVNEPLSLLAIDSTVARVRDALWELGFADATIAPVTNVDSAADSASLRFRVDPKRRVSIGEIKIEGAEKIAERDIRRSLRVEPGDVFRRSRITRSQRALYESALFRRATIDTLPHTAGAPDSVKSLVVRVIEAPQREARASVGFTTADFVQAEAQFTHNYWLGGTRKFDATLTVGNLLAQQLTRSPLFVNFTNISRGNELGRFYSPTYQASVDARQRWFQSPRNTIGAGIFSHRRSSPGVFVDRGYGASATFTRELGIRMPASATYRFEISSVEAGDVYFCVNYGVCDGSTIQALRGQQRLSPAAVTVSTDRSDAPLSPTRGVRFRAEAEHASALTASDFRYNRATADIAVYRPLPFRRIVAALHLRAGWVQPISGTAAAVGLPGAASGAEFAEILHPRKRFYAGGAQSVRGFGENQLGPRVLTIAPDVLRGRTVTDGDTTFQCAPSTPITSCSVNAASLRDSDFQVRPLGGTTLLEGSVELRVPVWRSVVGAVFLDGAILGEGTLNSITRGTGALTPGFGVRYESPVGPIRVDLGLRPTLRRALPVITQTTDSLGQSVLVALAPVTGCGAESTTGCRTFPDPAERLSFLRKLTNRLTLHLSIGQAF
- a CDS encoding DUF423 domain-containing protein, which codes for MDRLFVIIGALSGAIGVAAGAFGAHALRARLEPRMLEVFETGARYQMYHAIAMLAAAWIVTRFPGSLANASGWLFLAGTVLFSGSLYAMALSGIRALGAITPLGGVCFIAGWACLALAATRSR
- a CDS encoding S9 family peptidase, which produces MRRSLLRAVLAGPLLAAPLLAQSRAITAADYARAERFLAFNTSNLVSRTGVQPTWLPDGRFTYRVRLADGSSPLVVVDAIKGTKTDCTAAGANCPAEPARANGRPAARPGSRAPEHVSPDGKTAAFILDWNLWVRDVATNKETQVTTDGVKDFGYATDNAGWIHSDRAILTWSPDSKKMATFQQDQRNVGDMYLVKTKVGHPELSAWKYPLPGDSAVSMIHRVIVDLSASTPKVVRFKMLADQHRSSVCDHISCSGGELSDVEWYADGSKLAFLSNSRDHKIATLRIADANTGDVRDVLREEVATQFESGDNVANWRVLPATNEVIWFSERDDWGQLYLYDLTTGALKSKITTGDGPVLSVERVDAKARMIWFVAAGKIPGRDPYFRHLYRIGMNGKGLTLLTPEDGDHNTTLSPNGAVFVDSWSRADLAPTAVLRNASTGKLISTLEQGDISKLIATGWKAPTRITVKDRAGKWDLYGLMWTPTALDSTKKYPIINYIYPGPQGGSVGSRQFSAATRDNQALAELGFVVVAIDGTGNPTRSKSFHDAYYGRMSDNTLPDQIAGMKQLAARYRFIDLERAGMWGHSGGGFATASAMFQYPDFFKVGISESGNHDNRNYEDDWGERYHGLLTKNGAVDNYDKEANQSLAKNLKGKLMLAHGTMDDNVPPDNTWLVVDALIKAGKDFDLVMIPNAAHGYGAASNYMMRRRWDYFVQHLLGAMPPKEYQIGPKN
- a CDS encoding GMC family oxidoreductase; amino-acid sequence: MITHSADIVIVGSGITAALMAASLAEKTTKSILVVEAGKPTTPFADRVKARERWRAYGESPWKQDHLDDQNATGTTWGFSPSMNVGGLAMHWGGVSPRYSPEDFRLRSMYGVGSDWPFSYDDLDPFYQEAEERMGVAGEQGPIALDPRGKPYPLPPLPINYNLAQLQQWATKAGIATWSTPSAKNSIQHDGRAQCQRCDTCYPVCPTGAKYSPDFTWDALIARKRITLVTETLVRRLEADPKTGRITRATGNRTNASGEDVTIEGGTFVLAAGFVWSPHLLLLSKSSAFPNGLANRSGLVGKYLAGHRNVNAYLRLPMELFPGINVQHSLVSKQFMRVPRSSRYLRHDLRIWESSVGREPRLRGDDGQVQFGDDLMKDWQRRAKGATARVRGYYDVLPDKESALSLDASTANRFGDPMPKVSFKDAPESAALKDWQEEQLRELFRTMAKAGGGEILRMENSANDLGQEHPVGGCRMGIDPMESVVDAHGRAHDHENLWVAGAPAQPTASCCNGTLTFVAVGLRTAAAIAGAAAI
- a CDS encoding twin-arginine translocation signal domain-containing protein, yielding MTSRRSFLKTAGALTAGVAAVGTSTACAVKDPTASNATGQENSAERVRGFDRVLLDAVATAVLPASLGATGIRTATNAFVAWADGYEPVAEEMHGYGYADVRYLPADPSPAWRAQLTALDLLAHRYGTDSFSTLPLPRRRELLRAVLRDQRGDRLPSPLDANHVAIALLAHWSSGPDAWDAAIGARVAPGVCRTLGDATRKPLPLATEPRA
- a CDS encoding amidohydrolase family protein, translating into MSAFLALPRRALVALLTLSAPTLSAQAAPDAAAFPVVLRASRVIDGTGRTLRNQDVTVQGGRITAMRASVGPLPARGIDLGARTLLPGLIDTHVHLGWYITDKQRLHEDRDGDTPDVSTLQRAGNAWATLRAGFTTVQSIGEADNAVLRDAINAGRIPGPRVLTSLGSLNERTGGGSPDSLRASVRRFKARGADVIKIFASKSIRDGGEATMTPEQLEAACGESKAQGLRSVVHAHSAEAVQRAARAGCTQVEHGVFADDATRALLVQRGTFFDPQCGLVFHNYLDNKPWFEGIGNYNAAGFASMEQAIPLAEKGIGLAAKLPTLKLVFGTDAVAGAHGRNAEELVCRVRRGGQPAMDAILSATSRAAESLGLEKEIGRVAVGYAADLIATDGDPVAQIEASQLVSFVMKGGRVYRNDGARLTGARK